One genomic segment of Rubripirellula tenax includes these proteins:
- a CDS encoding thioredoxin family protein → MNAAAVRSFVGGEVSAVDTELPEDAIQLWQSRVRLVLVTSAGCRPCELQKRSMPDDVRYETIDIAKANAKGYNIRTTPTLMVFVDGRLEHTSSGLLRGDRLTAFLDRWGFGSRDLHPEELEPADDDFNPWTNNRRWNRGPVRDRIDNAKDKFAWWLLGKWLGFAGGGVAIVFPWLFLIFRDLSRSFEIFRALRKLRRSEGAGCPAKKSPSRRRSSQRPRKPVQKRRTQKSGCSACGDPRFDPKLILLSMRPRRTLGR, encoded by the coding sequence ATGAACGCCGCCGCCGTTCGCTCGTTCGTTGGCGGCGAAGTCTCTGCCGTTGATACCGAGCTGCCCGAAGATGCGATTCAGCTTTGGCAATCTCGCGTGCGTTTGGTTCTCGTCACGTCGGCAGGTTGCCGCCCGTGCGAACTGCAAAAGCGCTCGATGCCCGATGATGTTCGCTACGAAACGATCGACATCGCGAAGGCAAACGCGAAGGGCTACAACATCCGCACGACACCAACGTTGATGGTCTTCGTCGACGGCAGGCTTGAACACACATCGAGCGGCTTGCTTCGCGGCGACCGCCTGACCGCGTTCTTGGATCGCTGGGGTTTCGGCAGCAGGGATCTACACCCCGAAGAATTGGAGCCCGCCGATGACGACTTCAACCCATGGACAAATAACCGCCGCTGGAACCGAGGCCCCGTCCGAGACCGAATCGACAACGCGAAAGACAAGTTCGCGTGGTGGTTGCTTGGCAAATGGCTCGGCTTCGCGGGCGGCGGAGTCGCGATCGTGTTTCCGTGGCTGTTCCTTATCTTTCGAGATCTTTCGAGATCTTTCGAGATCTTTCGAGCGTTACGCAAACTGCGTAGGTCTGAAGGTGCAGGATGCCCAGCAAAAAAATCGCCTTCGCGGCGACGATCGTCTCAACGACCGCGAAAGCCCGTCCAGAAGCGTAGAACACAGAAAAGCGGATGCTCTGCTTGTGGGGATCCTCGGTTCGATCCGAAACTAATCTTGCTTTCTATGCGGCCTCGCCGTACACTTGGTAGATGA